The Desulfobulbus propionicus DSM 2032 DNA segment GCAAGGACAGATTCCTCGATGTCTTCGGCCGGGGGTTCACCGATAAATCGAATCGTTATCGGGAAAATTCCCTAGCCACCCTGCGGAACTGGGACAATGGTGCCACCGCCCTGCTGGGCGAATTTGTCGCGGTCAATGACGTCAGCGAACGGGTCTACAGCGCGGACAATCCTTCGCAGCCCTGGAAACTGCCATCCCTGACCTATTCGGGTCTGGTGCCCCTGGCCAGCAGCAGCGGCCCCGATTTTTCCTGGGACGCCAACTACACCAATTACTGGCGGGAAGAGGGCGTGGGCGCCCAGCGAATCGATCTGATGCCCACGGTGACCGCCGGCATTCCACTAAGTCCCTATCTCGAGAGCTATGTCAGCGGCGGCGTCCGCGATACCGGCTACACGATTCGCGACAACGGCGCCTCGGACTGGGAGGAGACCGATTCGGAAAACAGGTTGCTCTACAATTTTGACGGTGAACTCGCCACCACCCTGATGCGGGATTTTTCCGTCTCCTTCGGCGATGTCAACACCTTGAGCCATACCCTGCGGCCCTATGTTGCCTACGGCTATACCGAGATTCCCGACGAAAAAGTGTTGCCGCAGTTTGATCCGATCGACGATCTGGAAGAACAGAATACCCTCTATGTGGGCATCAACAATTTCTTTGACATTGCCGGCGAGCGCAACGGCCGTGCATTTGAGCGGGAATACGCCTTTTTCAAGATCAAGCAAGGCTACGACATGCGTAGCGAGGAAAGCGATACGCCGCTGACCCCGGTCATGGCGGAGACCGGCTGGTATCCGATCGAGCGAATGCGCCTCAAGTACACCACCTACATCGACGTGTACGGCGACGGCGCCTACCTGCATTCCGTCGACAGCGATTACGCAAGCTCCGCCGGGGACAGGTTTTCCCTTGATTACCGGTATAACGAGCTCACCGACGTCAATTCGGTCAAAGGCAGTTTCTGGTATCTGTTGCCGTACAATTTTGCCGCCGGCTACGGACTGGAACGGGCGATCGAAACCGACGAAACCATCGAGGAAACCGTCAAGCTGCGTTACATCCAGCCCTGCTGGTCGGTGGAGGTCTCCTCGAACCACACCCCTGGCGATCAAACGGTGATGATCACCTTCCGCCTTGCCAACATAGGCCCTCCCCTGGGCATTGACTTCCCTGGCCAGTAACAAGGCGATTGTTGCCCGTCACCGAAACCTGTGGTGCCTCATGAACTGTATCGATGTTTTCAATGGGGACGCGGACGGTATCTGCGCCCTGCACCAGCTGCGCCTTCACATCCCGCAACCTGAGGCCCGCCTAGTCACCGGAGTCAAGCGGGACATCGCTCTGCTTGATCGGCTGGCCGGGGTGCACGGCCATCGGATCACCGTGCTTGATGTCTCGCTCGACCGCAACCGCGCCGCCCTGGAACGGCTGCTGGGCCACGACAACCGCATCTTGTACGTCGATCACCACTACAGCGGAGCCGTTCCCGAGTCCGACGCGCTGGAGGTGCACATCGACCCCTCGCCGCTGCTCTGCACCTCGTTGATCGTTGACCGTTTGTTGCAGGGGGCGTATCGACCTTGGGCACTTGTCGGCGCTTTTGGCGACAACCTCGATGAAGTGGCGCAGCAACAGGCGCAGGATACCGGCTTGGATGATGCGCGCACCGCTGTGCTCAAGGATATCGGTCGGTTGTTGAACTATAACGGTTATGGGTTGGTGGAGGAGGACCTTCTGGTCCATCCCGCCGACCTGTACCGTGAGGTACACCGCTTCGCCGATCCGTTTGCCTTTGGTCGCGATTCAACCCTGCTTGCGGCGCTCCGCCGGGGATACGGCGAAGACATGCGCAGGGCCGCGGATCTAGCCCCGTATCGGACCAGTACCAGCGGTCGTGTCTTCCTGCTGCCGACGGCTGCCTGGTCTAAACGAGTGGTTGGTGTTTTTGCCAATCAACTGTCGCGCGAACAGCCCGAACAGGCCCATGCCACGGTCCTGCCCCAGGCGGACGGCAGCTATTTGATCAGTGTGCGCGCGCCGTTGGCCACCCGCCTGGGCGCCGACAACCTCTGCCGCCAGTTCCCAACCGGTGGTGGCCGGGCCGCCGCTGCCGGGATCAATCGTTTGCCGGAACGTGAATTGGAGCGTTTCCTCGACGCCTTTGCCCGCCATTTTGCCTGATCACCCCGGTGCCTCCCGGCGAAGACGCCACGCCGCCCATGGTCAGGGCCGTCCCGTGGCGCGCGCTCTGGTGGGGGTCATCGCCATTCTGCTCATTGGTTGGGCTACTCGGAACGCATCGGCGGCCGCACCGCCTCCCCTTTTTATCGATGATCTCGAACTGCATGGGCTCGAGCCGGCCTTGGACAAAAGCCTGGCTCACTTGCGCATCCTGCCTGCGGCCACCCGGTTCAGGGTGGCCGATACGACGATACCGGTAGGGCGTCTGATCGATTCGATCCACCGTCTTCGCACCCTGATCCAGGCCAATCCAGATCCTGAAAAGTTACACCGCCAGATCCTTGAGCACTTCACGGTCTGGACTGTCCATGGCCGGCCTGACGACGAGTCCCTTTCGGCACGGCGGATGCTGATCACCGGTTATTATCAGCCGGTTTTCGCCGGAAGCCTCTCTAGGCACCCCCCCTATCTGTATCCACTCTACCGCGAACCCGATGACCTTCTGGTCCGGGAACAGGCGGGGCAAAGGAACGTCCTTGGGCGAAAGGAAAACGGGCGGATTGTCCCCTATTGGAGTCGGCGGGAGATCGAACAGGCAAACCTGCTGCGGGGGATGGAAATGGTGTGGCTCAAGGACCCGTTTGACGCCTTTATGCTCCATGTCCAAGGCTCGGGGATCATCCGCCTGGTCGACGGCTCCCTGCGAGGCGTCCATTATGCCCGCAGCAATGGCCGCGAGTACCGCAGCATCGGTAAATATCTGGTCGATACCGGCCGGATGCGGCTGGCCGATGTCACCATGGACAGCATCCGGAGCTATATCGACCAGCACCCGGATGAACGGGATCTGATTCTGCGACAAAACGATTCCTTTATTTTTTTTCACTGGAGAGAGCCAGGACCGGCGCTCGGCAGCCTCAATCAGGTGCTGACCGCCGGACGCTCGGTGGCTGCCGATCAACAGTGGTATCCTCCCGGATCGCTCCTGTTCCTGGACAGCCGCCGGCCGATCATGAAAGAGGGCGGAGCGGTCGGATGGCAGAGAATGCGCCGCTTTGTCACCGTGCAAGATACGGGCTCCGCGCTCAAGGGACCGAGGCGGATCGATGTGTTCTGGGGGACCGGCGAGCAAGCGGGGTGGGAAGCGGGGCAGATGAAGGAGGAAGGGGTCGCCTATCTGTTGCTGCTCAAGGAGGGGGGCGCTCCCTAACCGCCATTGTGCCGAGGGTTCCGGCCAGTTTCGTCCGTTGAAAATTGTGGCATACTGCTTGCGTTCTCCGACCGTCCCCGGTACATTGCCTGCGAAAAATCAAGCGCGCCAGTAGCTCAGTTGGATAGAGCAACGGCCTTCTAAGCCGTGGGTCGGGGGTTCGAATCCCTCCTGGCGTGCCAGAAGAACATAAAAAACAGCCACTTGGAAAATATTTTCCAAGTGGCTGTTTTTATTTTGTGCCGAGCCCGACAATAAAAAATTTTACTGTACCCGTAGTGGGCTACAAGGGGGGCGCATAAACCAAGAAACTTTGCATAGCGGAATGTATTGATCGTGACCCAAATCGAACCATAATGAAACATATTGAATCCACCAATGGTTCAATATGTTTCATTATGGTTTAGTGGCGGTCTGGATTAGAAACAAAAAAATAATGTTCAGCCAATTTGCTAATATTATTCAATTAAAATTAAAACCAAAAGTGGCATCTCTTTTGCTTTAAGCATGACGGCGTTATGAATTGCCATTCACTGATCGGTATCGTCGCCGGTCGTATCAGTTTGAAACTATTCGATAACGATAGAAACAAGGAGAAGCTATGGAAAAGGAAATGGAGGCCAAGGTTCTGCTGGTGGACGACGAGCAGGATTTTCTTGAAACGCTGTCCAGCCGCCTGGAGATGCGGGGCCTCAAGGTCAGCGCCGTGACCAGCGGCGAGCAGGCGGTGACCGAGGCCAAGCAGCAGGACTACGACGCCATCATCGTCGATCTGGCCATGCCCGGCATTGACGGCCTGGAAACCCTCAAGCGGATCAAGGCCGACAATCCCAACGCCGAGATCATCATGCTCACCGGCCAGGCCTCGGTGCAAAGCGGGGTGGAGGCGATGAAGCTCGGAGCCGGCGATTTCCTCCAGAAACCGGTGGAGCTGAGCGAGCTGATGGACAAGATCGGCGAGGCCAAGAGCAAGAAAATGCTGGTGCTGCAGAAGCAGTCGCAGGAAGAGCTGCGCAAGATCATCAAGTCCAAGAGCTGGTAACAGCCAGGACCCCACCTAAAGGAGAAAGGCATGAGCAATCCAATGCCCGTCGTCAAAGACCTGATCATTCCGCTGGATGTTTTTCCTCATCTGAGCAGCGAGGCCTCGGTGCACGAAGCCGTGGCCCAGCTCTTTTCCCACACTGTCAACGGTTCCGGCAAGCTGCTGTATGACGAGTTGCTGGTGGTCAACAGCCAGAACCAATACGTCGGCCGCCTGACCATCCGGGGGATTCTCACCTGTTATTTCCCGACCCTGTTCGACGGCGGCCAGAAGCCGATCTTCGCCGGCAAACAGGAGAAGTTCACCGACCTGGCCATCTTGCTCGAGGACAGCTTCCAGACCGAGTGCAAGCGCCAGGGAGCGTTGCCGGTCAGCCAGTACATGGTGCCGCCGCTCAAGTCGATCAAGGCCGACATGCATCCCCTGCACGCCGCCGAGATCATGATGACCGAAAACCAGAACTGTCTGCCGGTGGTCGACGGCGGCCAACTGATCGGTGTTGTCCGCCTGATCGACCTGTTCCGGACCCTGGCCTCCAGCTGCTCGCTGTAAGACTGCTCCAGAGACACCCTTATCGACAACAAAGGAATCACACCCATGTCTGCAACCGTACAAGAACTTCCTGACACCAAAACGCCCTTTGACTGGAAGCGCGTGGTCTTCATCCTTGGCGGCCTCGCCCTCTTTGCCCTGATCTATTATTCGCCGGCCTGGCCGGACGCCGTCGATCCCAAAGGCGAACATTTTGCCCTGTCCAAGGAGGCCAAGGGCGCGCTGGCGGTGTTTGCCGTGGCCGCCACCTGGTGGATCTTCGAGGTGGTGCCGATCGGCGTCACCAGTTTGTTGATTGGAACCCTCCAAGCCTTGTTCCTCATCCGCAAACCGGTGGTGGCCTTCAAGGACTTCATGGACCCGTCGGTGCTTTTTATCTTCGGCTCGGTGGTCATCGGCATGGTGTTCACCAAGACCGGGCTGACCCGGCGAATCGCCTACAAGATGCTCTCCATCATCGGCGAGAAAACCTCGATGATCATGCTCGGCTGCTTCCTCATGACCGCCCTGCTGACCCACGTCATGGCCCATACCGCGGTGGCCGCGACCATGTTTCCGCTGCTGATGGCCATCTATTCCCTCTACACCACCGAAACCAAGCCGACCAATTTCGGCAAGGCGATGTTCATCGGCATGGCCTACGTGGCCGGCGCCGGTTCGATCATCACCCTCTTGGGCGCGGCCCGCGGCGCCGTGGCCCTGGCCTTTTACAAGGACATGATGCATGTGGACATCAGTTTCGGCACCTTGAGCTACTACATGTTTCCCCTGGGCTGGCTGATGGTCTTCCTCCTGTGGGGATTCTTCATGATTTTCTGCAAGCCGGAGAAGGAGCGCATTGTCGGTCTCAAGGAAAAGGCCAGCCGCATGTACCGGGAACTGGGCTCGATCACCCGCAACGAGATCCTGGCCGCGACCATCATTCTGCTGGCCGTGCTGATCATCGCCCTGAAGAGCTTTGTCCCTGCGCTCGACAAATTGGACAAGACCGGCATCCTGCTCTGCTCGACCATCGCCTTCTTTGTCTTCAATATCCTCAAGATCGACGACCTGGAAGACATCCCCTGGAACATCATCCTCCTGTTCGCCGGCGCCATGTCGATCGGCTTCTGCTTGTGGGAAACCGGCGCGGCCAAATGGCTGGCGGTCAACTGGCTGGTCCTGTTCCAGCAGGCTCCGGCCGTGGTCTTCATCATGGGCATGGCCTTCTTTGTCCTCATCATGACCAACTTCATCATGAACGTGGCGGCGATTGCCATCAGCCTGCCGGTGGCCTTGGTCATCGCCCCTTATCTGGGCGTGGCCGGCGAGGTCATCCTGTTCTCGGCCCTGGCCACCGCCGGTATGCCTTTCCTGCTGCTGATCGGCGCGGCGCCCAACGCCATCGCCTACAACTCCAAGCAATTCACCACCGGCGAGTTCCTTAAGTTCGGTATACTCGCCAGCGTTCTGCTGATGGTGGTGCTGTGGGTCTTCGTCGCCTTTGTCTGGCCGATGATGGGCATGGAAGTCTTTGTTCCCAAGGTGCAATAGCATTCCGCATACAGACCCGCGCCCCGTTCCCTTGCCCGGATGATCGTCCGGGGAAGGGAACAGCGGGCGTACACCCTTTGTCATTTCTTTTTTCCCGAACGGAAAGGAGGCTCGCACATCCATTATGTCAACCGCCCTGGTTTCCATCTTTGTCATGGCCTACGCGGCCATAGCCCTGGAGCACCCGCTCAAGGTCAACAAGTCGGCCTCGGCCCTGCTGGCCGCCGGCCTGCTCTGGACCATCTACGCCCTGGCCGGCGGCGACTTCCATGCGGCCGTGCACAATCTGCATGAATCGGTCGCCTCCACCGCCCAGATCGTCTTCTTTCTCATGGGCGCCATGACCATCGTCGAGGTGGTCGACGCCCACAATGGTTTTTACGTCATCACCAGCCGGATCAAAACCAACAGTCTCAGCGCCCTCTTGTGGCTGGTCGGTTTTGTCACTTTCTTCCTCAGCTCGATTCTCGACAATCTGACCACCACCATCGTCATGATCTCGCTGATGAAGAAACTGCTCGACCGTCACGAGGACCGGCTGTTCTTTGCCGGCATCATTGTCATCGCCGCCAACGCCGGCGGCGCCTGGAGCCCGATTGGCGACGTGACCACCACCATGCTGTGGATCGGCGGCCAGATCACCACCTTGGAGATCATGAAGGGCGTGCTCCTGCCCTCCTTGTCTTGTCTGGTCATCCCGCTGTTGATCACCAGTTGGGTCCTGCGCGGCCGCGAGGTGGTGGCCGCCTGCGCCATCGAGCGGCGGGCCGGCTACGAGACCACCCCCTTTGAGCAGAATTTCATGTTCTGCATGGGCATGGGGACCTTGATCGCGGTGCCGATCTTCAAGAGCATCACCCATCTGCCGCCGTTCATGGGCATCCTTTTTGGCCTGGGCATCCTCTGGCTGGTCGGCGAGCTCCTCCACCGCGGCAAGGAGGACGATGAGTTCAAGGAACACCTCAGCCTGGTGGCCGCGCTCAAGCGCATCGACATGAGCTGCATCGTCTTTTTCATCGGCATTCTCCTGGCGGTGGCCACCCTGGAGCATACCCACATCCTGGGCAATCTGGCCGCCTGGCTGACCCAGACCGTGGGCAACGAGGCAATCATCGTCACCCTGATCGGCCTGGCCTCCGCTGTGGTCGACAACGTGCCGCTGGTGGCCGCCTCCATGGGCATGTACGACATGGCCACTTATCCGACCGACAGTTTCCTGTGGGAGTTCATGGCCTACTGCGCCGGGACCGGCGGCTCCATCCTGATTATCGGTTCCGCCGCCGGCGTGGCCGCCATGGGCTTGGAGAAGATCCATTTCTTCTGGTATGCCCGCAAGATAGGCTTCCTGGCCGCGATTGGCTATTTCTCCGGCATTGTTGTTTATATTGCGCAGTACAAGCTTTTCCACTAAATACCCCACCCCCTCTTCCCGGTTGCCTGCCGGGAAGAGGGGAGATGCGGTGCGCGGGCGGCGTGCTGCCACGCCACTCCGTGTCCACGACCCCTTTGCGGGGCCGGCCATTGTTTTGCTGCCCCCAACCACCACTTTCTTGCCACCGATGACCGACGAATTGTCCTCTTGCACGCCCCCCGAGAACAAACCCATGATTCCCCGCCAGAGCAGCGCGCCGATGACCGCCTTGTCCTCCGGTGTCACCAGGAGCAGGGCATGAAGATTCTTATTACCGTGCAGGACAACAACGTCGCCCCCCGGTTCGACCAGGCCACCGAGGTGATCATCGCCGAACATGACGGCCAGAAGCTGATGGCCGAGCCGCGAACGATCATCCTGCCCCACAAGAGTGCCGATGAATTGAGCGACCTGATCATCAAGGAGGGGGTGCAGTGCGTGATCTGCGGCGGTATCGAGGAGACTTTTTACCGTTTCTTCAACTGGAAAAAGATCACCGTGATCGACGGCGTCATCGGTTCCCATGGCGAGGCGATGCAGATGGCCTTTGTCGGCAGTCTGCGGCCGGGCCAGATCCTGCCCTCGGCGAAAAAAAGCACCTGACACCATTCCGGCGCGTCAGGGCTGCCCATCCGCCGGAAAACCATCGGGGTTGAATCGAGCGCCGAATCGAGGTATGCAGGGATAGAGAAACAACCGGAGACAACAGGAGAGGAGGGCACCCATGAGAAAGATTGACCTGGATGGTACACGAGAATTCAATCCGCTGGGCATGAAGGCCATCGTGTTGCACGATTCGGAATATTTCAAAATCCTCAACTTCAACCTCAAGGCCGGGGCCTTGTTTCCTATTCATTCCCACGATTTGGATGGCCAGCTGTCCATTCTGGTGATCGAGGGAGAGGGACTGTTCCTGGCCGACAACGAGGTGACCATGCCCGCCAAGACCGGAGGCATGCTGATTGCCGAGATCCGCGAACCGCATGGGGTCAAGGCGACCACCGACATGCGTATCGTGGTGACCATCGCCCCGCCGATCTGAACAAACAGGGTCGGCTCATCGGGCCGAACGCTTCCCCCCATCGTGCCCTGCAAACCGTTCAAGGAGACCTGCATGAAAACCACATCGGTCATTGTCCTTTTGGTACTGGCCCTGCTGGCCGGTTGCTCCGCGCCGTCGTCGGAAAGCGGCAGGAACAAAGAGCAGCGTGCAACCGGCGACCTGGCGCAAGGCGAGCGGCACCCCCTGGTTGACGGCGAGGCCGCCAGTCAGCTTCAGCCGCCGCCGGCTCCGGCCGGTCCGATCGTGGGCGGCAGCGGCACGATGAAGACCACCGGCCTGGTCAAGCGCGCGGCCGTTTCCGAAGCCATGCCCATCGGCAAGCCGGCCTGGAATCGCGAATCCTACAATGCCATCCAGGAGAACGGCTTCATCAATGCCGCCCGCGACCCGCTCTCCACCTTCAGCATCGATGTCGATACCGCCAGCTATACCAATGTCCGCCGCTTCATTCAAGGGGGGCATCTGCCACCGGTGGGCGCGGTGCGCATCGAGGAGATGATCAACTATTTCACCTATGCGTATCCCCGGCCAATCGGCAAGGCCCCTTTTGCCCTCGGTGCCGAGGTCGGCCCCAGTCCCTTTCACCGGGACTATCTCCTGGCCCGCATCGGCCTCGCCGCCAAGGATCTGGCCAAGGAACACCTGCCACCGTCGAATCTGGTGTTCCTGATCGATGTCTCCGGTTCGATGCAGGATGGCAACAAGCTGCCGCTGTTGAAGCAGGCCCTGCCACTGGTGGTCCGGCAGCTGGGGGCGCGTGATCGGGTGGCCCTGGTGGTCTACGCCGGGGCCGACAGTGTGGTCCTGCCGCCCACCCCTGGCGACCGTCAGCAGGAGATCCTCGCCGCGCTCGACCAGCTCCAGGCCGGCGGTTCGACCCACGCCTCCAGCGGCATCCGCACCGCCTATGAACTGGCACGCAAGTCGTTCATCAAGGGCGGCAACAACCGGGTGATTCTCGCTTCCGACGGCGATTTCAACGTCGGCGTCACCAGCCGCGACGAACTCACCCGGCTGATCGAAGAGGAGCGCAAGGACGGCATCTATCTGACCGTGCTCGGTCTGGGCATGGGCAATTACCACGACGACACCATGGAGGTGCTGGCCGACAAGGGTAACGGCAACTACGCCTACATCGACAGCCTGCTGGAAGCCAAGAAGGTGCTGGTCAAGGAGATGAGCGGCACGTTGTTCGCGCTGGCGAACGATGTCAAGATCCAAGTGGAATTCAACCCGGCGCGGGTGGGGGCCTATCGGCTGATCGGCTACGAGAACCGGGCCTTGGCCGACGAGGATTTTCGCGACGATACCAAGGATGCCGGCGAGGTCGGCGTCGGCCATCGGGTGACCGCCCTTTACGAGCTGATCCCGGCCGGGCATGCATCGATTCCCCAGCTCGACCCGCTCAAGTACCAGCGCAATGCCGCCGCTCCTGCCCATTCCGGCGAGTGGATGACCGTCAAGCTGCGCTTCAAGCCCCAAGGCGAACCCCATTCCACCCAGATGCATCTGGCGGTGGGGGAAACGACCACAAAACCGTCAACGGACTTTCGTTTCGCTTCGGCCGTGGCCGGGTACGGCATGCTGCTGACCCGTTCCGAGCATCTGGGCGAGTTCACCTGGCAGCGGTGTCTGGAATTGGCCCGTTCTGGTCGAGGTGCGGACGAGGAGGGCTATCGGGCCGAATTTTTCCGTTTGGTGGAGGCCAGCGAGTTGCTGGCCAAACAGCAGGCACCTGAGCTAGACGACAACAAGAAACCGCTGCCCCCGCCAACAATCAGGTAAGCAGGGCGGCCCAATCGAGGGCGGGGAAGGTGCGGTGGAGCATGTGGTCATCATGTTCCAGCCACACGGTCAGATCGCTGAAGGTGGCCCGAGCCTGGGGCAGCACCAGGGCGGGTGGACAGACGTTGTCTTGGTCGCCCATGACCAGCACGGCTGGCACGGTCAGCGGGGTGGAAGGCGGCCGGTAGTCGCCGAAATTGAGGGCCGGGGCCAGCAGCACCAGCCGTCGGCAACGCTCGGGATAGCGCTGGGCAAAACAGGCGGCCATCAGGCCGCCAAAGCTCGACCCCACCAGAATGAGCCGATCACGCCCGGCCAGCTGGGTTTCCAGTTGCGCCAGCCGTTGGCCCAGATCGCCTTGGTAGTCCTGCATGCCCACTTGGGGAAAATGGTCGCGGAACCACCGCGCCTTGGTTCCTTGGATGGACGAGTCGAGGCCGTGGAGGAAAAAAACGTTGGCAGCGTTCGCAGTCATAAATCGTGGGCAATGAACAGGTATTGAGCGTTCCCATGCTCTAGGTGGGAACGCGTAACTCTCAACCCGCCCCGCGGAAGTACACCGCAGGGCGGTTTTTTTGTCTTTTTACTGCTTGCACCAGGCATAGGCGTTCTGGAACATCCGCAGCCAGGGACTGACCGGCAGGTTCTTCATTTCCTCGGGCAGCCAGTGGCACTGCCAGGGGAGGAAGGCCCGCTCCGGATGGGGCATCATCGCCAGATGGCGGCCATCGGGCGAACAGATGCCAGTGAGGCCGCCGGGCGAGCCGTTGGGGTTGAAGGGGTAGGTTTCGGTGGCCTGGCCCTGATCGTCGACAAAGACCACGGCGGCCATGCCCTCGTTCCACACCTGCTGGCGGATGGCCTCGTCCGGGAAGTGCAGGTAGCCCTCGCCATGATCCACATGGATACCGAAGACCAGCTCCTCCATGCCTTGGAGCATGATGGCCTTGCTCGGCAGCACTTTGACCGTGGTCCAGCGCGATTCAAAGCGACCGCTCTGGTTATGGATGAAGCGGGGTTGTTTTTCCGCCTCGATGCCCTCCCACGGCACCCAGCCCAGCAGCCCGAACAACTGGCAACCGTTGCAGATGCCGAGGGTGAAGGTGTCGGGCCGGTTGTAGAACTGGTGGAACTGGGCCTGGAGCCGCTCGTTGAAGCGGATGGTCGCGGCCCAGCCCTTGGCGCTCTCCGGCACGTCGGCGTAGGAAAAGCCGCCCACCGCCGCGATGCCGCGGAAATCGGCCAGATCGATCCGCCCGGCCAACAGGTCGGTCATGGTCACATCCCAGGGCTCGAAACCGGCGCTGTAGAAAGCGGAACTCATTTCCCGATCCGAGTTGGAGCCTTCATCGCGGAGGATGATCACCTTGGGCTTGTCCTTCTGCTGGAGAATGGCCGGAGCCGTGGCCTCGGGCGTGAAGCCGAGCCGGTATTCCGGCCCCTGACGGTCAAAGATGGCGTAGCGTTCCTCCTCGGCGCAATCCGGGTTCATCTGCAGCCGCTCCAGTTGGTAGCTGGTTTCCTCCCACCACTGGCGCAGCACGGCCATGGAATCGTCGAGCACCAGATGACCATTGTATTGAACGGTGATTGCCTGCTTGACGGTGGTGGAACCCAGAACGGTGCACGGGACCTTGGCCTGCTCGAACCGCTCCTTGACTTGGGCCAGATGGTGCCAGTGGCATTCGATCACCAACCCCAGTTCCTCGGCAAACAGGGTTTCGAGCACGGTCGCCGAGCCATTGAGCGCCAGGTTGAGGCCGCAGTTGCCGCTAAAGGCCATTTCAAGCACAGTGGTGATCAGGCCGCCGTCGCTGCGGTCATGGCCGGCGAGGATCAACCCGTGGTCGAGCAGGTACTGGACCGCGCCAAAGGCCCGCTTGACCAAGGCCGGATCGTCCATGTCCGGAACCTCGTCGCCAATCTGGCCGCAGGTCTGGGCCAGGCCGCTACCGCCTAGCCGGTTCTTGCCGCCCGAAAGATCGATGAACAAGAGCACCGAGCCCGGTTCCTTGATGTCCGGGGTGACCTTGTTGCGGATGTCGTTCATGGCGGCGTAGAGCGAAATAACCAGTTCGCGCGGCGACTTAACCACTTCTTCGCCGACCTTGGCGGCCATGCTCAGGCTGTCCTTGCCGCCGTCCACCGCGATGCCCACGGCGATCATCGCCGCTGCCATGGCCTCGGCCGCGTCGCGCAGGGCCGCGCCTTCGCCGGCCAGTTTCGGTGCCCACATCCAGTTGGCCGAGCATTTGACTTGTTCCAGATCCCTGATCCGCGCCCACACCAGGTTGGTCAGGGCCTCGCCCACTGCCATCCGTGCACCGGCGGCCGGGTCGACCAGCATCTTGATCGGCTGCTCGCCGATGGCCGTGGCAATGCCGCTGACCCCGAAATGACTCTGGGCCACCACCGCCACGTCGGCCACGGTCAGCTGCAGCGGACCGCAGCACTGCTGCTGGGCGATCAGGCCGGTGACCGCCCGGTCGACCTTGTTGGTGAGGAACCGTTTGGAGCCGACCGACACCAGTCGCAGCACTCGGTTCAGCGCCTCGCGCACGTCCAGCTTCTTGGGCGGGACAAAGGCGGACAGGGCGGGAACCGTCCGGTTGTCGGTGAAGGTTTTCTGCGGAATCTTGCCAAGCAGC contains these protein-coding regions:
- the nhaD gene encoding sodium:proton antiporter NhaD, giving the protein MSTALVSIFVMAYAAIALEHPLKVNKSASALLAAGLLWTIYALAGGDFHAAVHNLHESVASTAQIVFFLMGAMTIVEVVDAHNGFYVITSRIKTNSLSALLWLVGFVTFFLSSILDNLTTTIVMISLMKKLLDRHEDRLFFAGIIVIAANAGGAWSPIGDVTTTMLWIGGQITTLEIMKGVLLPSLSCLVIPLLITSWVLRGREVVAACAIERRAGYETTPFEQNFMFCMGMGTLIAVPIFKSITHLPPFMGILFGLGILWLVGELLHRGKEDDEFKEHLSLVAALKRIDMSCIVFFIGILLAVATLEHTHILGNLAAWLTQTVGNEAIIVTLIGLASAVVDNVPLVAASMGMYDMATYPTDSFLWEFMAYCAGTGGSILIIGSAAGVAAMGLEKIHFFWYARKIGFLAAIGYFSGIVVYIAQYKLFH
- a CDS encoding CBS domain-containing protein encodes the protein MSNPMPVVKDLIIPLDVFPHLSSEASVHEAVAQLFSHTVNGSGKLLYDELLVVNSQNQYVGRLTIRGILTCYFPTLFDGGQKPIFAGKQEKFTDLAILLEDSFQTECKRQGALPVSQYMVPPLKSIKADMHPLHAAEIMMTENQNCLPVVDGGQLIGVVRLIDLFRTLASSCSL
- the mltA gene encoding murein transglycosylase A yields the protein MARALVGVIAILLIGWATRNASAAAPPPLFIDDLELHGLEPALDKSLAHLRILPAATRFRVADTTIPVGRLIDSIHRLRTLIQANPDPEKLHRQILEHFTVWTVHGRPDDESLSARRMLITGYYQPVFAGSLSRHPPYLYPLYREPDDLLVREQAGQRNVLGRKENGRIVPYWSRREIEQANLLRGMEMVWLKDPFDAFMLHVQGSGIIRLVDGSLRGVHYARSNGREYRSIGKYLVDTGRMRLADVTMDSIRSYIDQHPDERDLILRQNDSFIFFHWREPGPALGSLNQVLTAGRSVAADQQWYPPGSLLFLDSRRPIMKEGGAVGWQRMRRFVTVQDTGSALKGPRRIDVFWGTGEQAGWEAGQMKEEGVAYLLLLKEGGAP
- a CDS encoding response regulator: MEKEMEAKVLLVDDEQDFLETLSSRLEMRGLKVSAVTSGEQAVTEAKQQDYDAIIVDLAMPGIDGLETLKRIKADNPNAEIIMLTGQASVQSGVEAMKLGAGDFLQKPVELSELMDKIGEAKSKKMLVLQKQSQEELRKIIKSKSW
- a CDS encoding LPS-assembly protein LptD translates to MTRYENPPRIEAEGNVILEKKEPVSAVPSRKVSPWSDLLGDEPSGNTAKQQGKPTTELKTVTTVKADWVSYDITQGVLETRGHLLIDVGPDQLTADSGRIDLEKSTGRFESAVVVRQDKQLHFEGEVIEKTGELTYHIEDGWVVTCKLHPGEVPPWSFAAAETELTDGGYAFLKHATFRIKDIPVLYSPVMVLPAKRKRQTGFLFPMVFMSDRDGFSLETPFFIDLSPSSDITLYPRYFANRGFMSGAEFRYVLDEDSKGMLMGNYLEDELSDPSEVDYYEDGDFTHTNSERYWIRGKADHDKGPWSTRLDLDIVSDLDYLREFNTGATSFTASKDRFLDVFGRGFTDKSNRYRENSLATLRNWDNGATALLGEFVAVNDVSERVYSADNPSQPWKLPSLTYSGLVPLASSSGPDFSWDANYTNYWREEGVGAQRIDLMPTVTAGIPLSPYLESYVSGGVRDTGYTIRDNGASDWEETDSENRLLYNFDGELATTLMRDFSVSFGDVNTLSHTLRPYVAYGYTEIPDEKVLPQFDPIDDLEEQNTLYVGINNFFDIAGERNGRAFEREYAFFKIKQGYDMRSEESDTPLTPVMAETGWYPIERMRLKYTTYIDVYGDGAYLHSVDSDYASSAGDRFSLDYRYNELTDVNSVKGSFWYLLPYNFAAGYGLERAIETDETIEETVKLRYIQPCWSVEVSSNHTPGDQTVMITFRLANIGPPLGIDFPGQ
- a CDS encoding SLC13 family permease; this encodes MSATVQELPDTKTPFDWKRVVFILGGLALFALIYYSPAWPDAVDPKGEHFALSKEAKGALAVFAVAATWWIFEVVPIGVTSLLIGTLQALFLIRKPVVAFKDFMDPSVLFIFGSVVIGMVFTKTGLTRRIAYKMLSIIGEKTSMIMLGCFLMTALLTHVMAHTAVAATMFPLLMAIYSLYTTETKPTNFGKAMFIGMAYVAGAGSIITLLGAARGAVALAFYKDMMHVDISFGTLSYYMFPLGWLMVFLLWGFFMIFCKPEKERIVGLKEKASRMYRELGSITRNEILAATIILLAVLIIALKSFVPALDKLDKTGILLCSTIAFFVFNILKIDDLEDIPWNIILLFAGAMSIGFCLWETGAAKWLAVNWLVLFQQAPAVVFIMGMAFFVLIMTNFIMNVAAIAISLPVALVIAPYLGVAGEVILFSALATAGMPFLLLIGAAPNAIAYNSKQFTTGEFLKFGILASVLLMVVLWVFVAFVWPMMGMEVFVPKVQ